The Hymenobacter sp. DG01 genome has a segment encoding these proteins:
- a CDS encoding gluconate 2-dehydrogenase subunit 3 family protein — protein sequence MNRRDAVARVALIMGGTLIGGDYFLTSCSSPEAEKEKSGTAKARKPEKPFLSQGQVAYLNEVGETILPTTKTPGAKAADVGSFMAVMVKDCYKPADQQIFLKGLTQLEQASQQKNGKGFMELAPAQRTALLTALDAEQKQYSQTKTREAPNHYFRMIKELTLLGYFTSEVGSTKALRYLPVPGRYDGCVPYKKGDRAWATT from the coding sequence ATGAACAGAAGAGACGCAGTAGCCCGCGTAGCCCTCATCATGGGTGGCACCCTCATCGGCGGCGACTATTTCCTGACCAGCTGCTCCTCCCCGGAGGCCGAGAAGGAAAAGAGCGGCACCGCCAAAGCCAGAAAGCCGGAAAAGCCCTTCCTCAGCCAGGGCCAGGTGGCCTACCTCAATGAAGTAGGTGAAACCATTCTGCCCACTACCAAAACGCCCGGCGCCAAAGCCGCCGACGTGGGCTCTTTCATGGCCGTGATGGTAAAGGACTGCTACAAGCCCGCCGATCAGCAGATTTTCCTGAAAGGCCTGACCCAGCTGGAGCAGGCCAGCCAGCAGAAAAACGGCAAAGGCTTTATGGAGCTGGCCCCCGCCCAGCGCACGGCCCTGCTCACGGCCCTTGATGCCGAGCAGAAGCAGTACAGCCAAACTAAAACCCGGGAAGCGCCCAACCACTACTTCCGGATGATAAAGGAGCTGACCCTGCTGGGTTACTTCACCTCCGAAGTGGGCAGCACCAAGGCCCTGCGCTACCTGCCTGTTCCCGGCCGGTACGACGGCTGTGTGCCCTACAAAAAAGGCGACCGGGCCTGGGCTACCACGTAA
- a CDS encoding GMC oxidoreductase, with protein MEKNTYDAIVIGSGISGGMAAKELTEKGLKTIMLERGRNVEHIKDYVNANKAPWELPHRGGKTQQMIADYPVLGRDYTLNESNLDFWVDEKESPYVEVKPFDWFRGYQVGGRSLMWGRQSYRWSDYDFEANAKDGVAVDWPIRYQDLAPWYSRVEKFAGISGNRDGLPQLPDGDFMPPMEMNCVEKDVAARIKKNFKDRHMVIGRTANITKAHNNRTNCQYRNKCWLGCPFGAYFSTQSASLPAAVATGNLTLRPFSIVTKILYDKDTKRAKGVEVLDAETNQTYEYFAKIIFLNASTLNSAWVLMNSATDVWPEGLGSSSGELGHNLMDHHFRAGAHGEMPGYEDQYVYGRRANGIYVPRFRNLFGDKRDYIRGFGYQGGAGREGWSREIAEMSLGGDFKDALTEPGQWTMGLGAFGETLPYHDNRVFLDKTKKDKWGLPVLAMDASIRDNEQKMRIDMMQDAQEMLEKAGLKNVKTYNNGYNMGGGIHEMGTARMGRDPKTSVLNKHNQVWDAPNVYVTDGACMTSAACQNPSLTYMALTARAVDHAVGELKKQNV; from the coding sequence ATGGAAAAAAACACCTACGATGCCATTGTCATCGGGTCCGGCATTTCGGGCGGCATGGCCGCTAAAGAGCTGACGGAGAAAGGCCTCAAGACCATTATGCTGGAGCGTGGCCGCAACGTAGAGCACATTAAGGACTACGTGAATGCCAATAAGGCGCCCTGGGAGCTACCCCACCGCGGCGGCAAAACCCAGCAGATGATAGCCGACTACCCCGTGTTGGGCCGCGACTACACCCTGAACGAGAGCAACCTCGATTTCTGGGTAGATGAAAAGGAAAGCCCTTACGTGGAGGTGAAGCCTTTCGACTGGTTCCGGGGCTACCAGGTGGGCGGCCGCTCCCTGATGTGGGGGCGCCAATCGTACCGCTGGAGCGACTACGACTTTGAGGCCAACGCCAAGGACGGCGTTGCCGTGGACTGGCCCATCCGCTACCAGGACCTGGCCCCGTGGTATAGCCGCGTAGAGAAGTTTGCCGGTATCAGCGGCAACCGCGACGGGCTGCCCCAGCTCCCCGACGGCGACTTTATGCCGCCTATGGAAATGAACTGCGTGGAAAAGGACGTGGCCGCCCGCATCAAAAAGAACTTCAAAGACCGCCACATGGTCATTGGCCGCACGGCCAACATCACCAAAGCCCATAACAACCGCACCAACTGCCAGTACCGCAACAAGTGCTGGCTGGGCTGCCCGTTCGGGGCCTACTTCAGCACGCAGTCGGCCAGCTTGCCGGCGGCGGTGGCTACCGGCAACCTCACCCTGCGGCCGTTTTCCATCGTCACCAAAATCCTCTACGACAAGGATACCAAGCGGGCTAAGGGGGTAGAGGTGCTCGATGCGGAAACCAACCAGACCTACGAGTATTTCGCCAAGATTATCTTCCTGAACGCCTCTACCCTCAACTCGGCCTGGGTGCTGATGAATTCTGCCACTGACGTGTGGCCCGAGGGGCTGGGCAGCAGCAGCGGCGAGCTAGGCCACAACCTCATGGACCACCACTTCCGGGCGGGGGCTCATGGCGAAATGCCGGGCTACGAGGACCAATACGTGTACGGACGCCGGGCCAACGGCATTTACGTGCCCCGCTTCCGCAACCTGTTTGGCGACAAGCGCGACTATATCCGGGGCTTCGGCTACCAGGGCGGGGCCGGCCGAGAGGGCTGGAGCCGGGAAATTGCGGAGATGAGTCTGGGCGGTGATTTCAAGGACGCCCTCACCGAGCCGGGCCAGTGGACCATGGGGCTGGGAGCCTTCGGCGAAACCCTGCCCTACCACGATAACCGCGTCTTCCTCGATAAAACCAAGAAGGATAAGTGGGGGCTGCCCGTACTGGCCATGGACGCCAGCATTCGGGACAACGAGCAGAAAATGCGCATCGATATGATGCAGGACGCCCAGGAAATGCTGGAAAAAGCGGGCCTCAAAAACGTGAAGACCTACAACAATGGCTACAACATGGGCGGCGGCATTCATGAGATGGGCACCGCCCGCATGGGCCGCGACCCGAAAACCTCAGTGCTCAACAAGCACAATCAGGTTTGGGACGCTCCCAACGTGTACGTAACCGACGGCGCTTGCATGACGTCGGCGGCCTGCCAGAACCCCTCCCTCACCTACATGGCCCTCACGGCCCGCGCCGTGGACCACGCCGTGGGCGAGCTGAAAAAGCAAAACGTGTAA
- a CDS encoding c-type cytochrome, with protein MKNAFLLLSFCAALASCGSESDKTAGKGKEEYTLADSEETLNTDSTTGSNVTAVAHQPQIDTNATKIGTAPTGGAVARGAKLIEGADCTGCHRENDKLLGPAYKAVAEKYPNTPANVKMLAQKVIQGGKGNWGDIAMTPHPGLSEADAEEMTRYILSLK; from the coding sequence ATGAAAAACGCTTTTCTGCTTTTGAGTTTCTGTGCCGCCTTGGCTTCGTGTGGTTCTGAATCGGATAAAACCGCCGGTAAAGGCAAGGAGGAATATACCCTCGCCGACTCCGAAGAAACCCTGAACACCGACAGCACCACCGGCTCCAACGTCACGGCCGTAGCCCATCAGCCTCAGATAGATACCAACGCCACCAAAATTGGCACGGCGCCCACCGGCGGCGCGGTAGCCCGGGGTGCCAAGCTGATTGAAGGCGCCGACTGCACCGGCTGCCACCGCGAAAACGATAAGCTGCTCGGCCCGGCCTACAAAGCCGTAGCGGAGAAGTACCCCAACACCCCCGCCAACGTGAAGATGCTGGCCCAGAAAGTTATTCAGGGCGGCAAAGGCAACTGGGGCGATATTGCCATGACGCCCCACCCCGGCCTCTCTGAAGCCGATGCCGAGGAAATGACCCGCTACATCCTGAGCCTGAAGTAG
- a CDS encoding PA2169 family four-helix-bundle protein has protein sequence MNQPQTNSASSSANSASSDNSLLGQAQQLLGKDNVASLLGQVGKSFSKLSTTQKIVGGALLAAGAVYFTTRNKQAASSQPDEASTLNELLYFVNDRIEGYQRAVDESQDPQQRGYYKQLVSQSQRFANELNAHLRELGGGRQTGTTVKGKLYRRWMDAKAAITGSDEKAILGANIYGEEWALKAYEDALSSQSLTGELRQEVERQYAQSQKTHEELKKRQDQQ, from the coding sequence ATGAACCAGCCTCAAACCAACTCCGCTTCTTCCTCTGCCAACTCCGCCAGCTCCGATAACTCCCTGCTCGGCCAGGCTCAGCAGCTTCTGGGCAAAGACAACGTAGCCAGCCTGCTCGGCCAGGTCGGCAAGAGCTTTTCCAAGCTTAGCACCACCCAGAAAATTGTGGGCGGGGCTCTGCTCGCGGCCGGCGCCGTGTATTTTACCACCCGCAACAAGCAAGCTGCCAGCAGCCAGCCCGATGAAGCCTCCACGCTCAACGAGCTGCTATACTTCGTCAACGACCGGATTGAAGGCTACCAGCGCGCCGTGGACGAAAGCCAGGACCCGCAGCAGCGTGGCTACTACAAGCAACTGGTTAGCCAGAGCCAGCGCTTCGCCAACGAGTTGAACGCCCACCTCCGCGAGCTGGGCGGCGGCCGCCAGACCGGCACCACGGTAAAAGGCAAGCTCTACCGCCGCTGGATGGACGCCAAAGCCGCCATTACTGGCTCCGATGAAAAGGCCATTCTGGGCGCCAACATTTACGGCGAAGAGTGGGCCCTGAAAGCCTACGAGGACGCCCTCAGCAGCCAGAGCCTGACCGGCGAGCTGCGCCAGGAAGTAGAGCGCCAATATGCCCAGTCGCAGAAAACCCACGAAGAGCTGAAAAAGCGTCAGGATCAGCAGTAA
- a CDS encoding Gfo/Idh/MocA family protein, whose product MIRLGMIGGGQGAFIGAVHRHAAALDGLYELVAGAFSSNPETSKASGHLLGLPPERVYISYEELIQQEKQRPEAERVQVISIVTPNHLHFAPAKLALENGFHVVLDKPMTFSLAEARELEQVAAASGCRFCLTHTYTGYPMVKEARQLVASGELGTIRKAYVEYPQGWLSTFEEGGANKQASWRTDPARSGVAGAMGDIGTHAFNLLEYVTGLTVTQLCADINTVVPGRQLDDDGAVLLRLTGGASGVLVATQVAAGEENNLRLRVYGEKGGLEWQQADANTLLVKWLDRPTEIRRTGAGYTSSYARHNTRTPAGHPEGYLEAFANLYRNFALSLQADLSGTLAPPEALDYPGIAEGVRGMAFIENVIASGRSDQKWTEFTV is encoded by the coding sequence ATGATACGATTAGGAATGATTGGCGGCGGGCAGGGGGCCTTTATCGGGGCCGTGCACCGGCACGCCGCTGCCCTCGATGGACTGTATGAGCTGGTAGCCGGCGCGTTCAGCAGCAACCCCGAAACCTCGAAAGCCAGCGGGCACCTGCTGGGGCTACCCCCCGAGCGGGTCTATATCTCCTACGAGGAGCTGATTCAGCAGGAAAAACAGCGGCCGGAAGCCGAGCGGGTGCAGGTGATATCCATCGTGACACCCAACCACCTGCACTTTGCGCCGGCCAAACTGGCCCTGGAAAATGGCTTTCACGTTGTGCTGGATAAGCCCATGACGTTTTCCCTGGCCGAGGCCCGGGAGCTGGAGCAGGTAGCCGCCGCCAGTGGCTGCCGCTTTTGCCTGACGCATACTTACACGGGCTACCCCATGGTGAAAGAGGCCCGGCAGTTGGTAGCTTCCGGCGAGCTGGGCACCATTCGGAAGGCCTACGTGGAGTATCCGCAGGGCTGGCTGAGCACCTTCGAGGAAGGCGGCGCCAACAAGCAGGCCTCCTGGCGCACCGACCCCGCCCGCAGCGGCGTGGCCGGCGCTATGGGCGACATTGGCACCCACGCCTTCAACCTGCTGGAGTACGTAACGGGTCTGACGGTCACCCAGCTCTGCGCCGACATCAACACGGTAGTGCCCGGTCGCCAGCTCGACGATGATGGGGCCGTGCTGCTGCGCCTGACGGGTGGGGCCAGCGGGGTGCTGGTAGCTACCCAAGTGGCGGCCGGCGAGGAAAACAACCTGCGACTGCGGGTGTACGGCGAGAAAGGTGGGCTGGAATGGCAGCAGGCCGACGCCAATACGCTGCTAGTAAAGTGGCTGGACCGCCCCACGGAAATTCGCCGGACCGGTGCCGGCTACACGAGCTCCTACGCCCGCCACAACACCCGCACCCCGGCCGGCCACCCCGAGGGCTACCTCGAAGCCTTTGCCAACCTCTACCGCAACTTCGCCCTCAGCCTGCAAGCCGACCTCAGCGGCACCCTTGCCCCGCCCGAAGCCCTCGACTACCCCGGTATTGCGGAAGGAGTGCGCGGCATGGCCTTTATTGAAAACGTAATTGCCTCGGGCCGCTCCGATCAGAAGTGGACTGAGTTTACCGTATAG
- a CDS encoding sugar phosphate isomerase/epimerase has translation MSTSRRDFLKSAALLSAGALVSPTLLSAANPVPKSYIGLQLYTVREAMQKDPAGTLARIAKLGYTSVEGATYTGSQKFYGMEPAAFAKQLKQTGLIMPSSHYRLGEEQDKGQPVQGTMLHGWDKAVDDAAQAGVKYMVCAYLSEAERGNLDHYKLLADRLNKAGERCKKAGIQLCYHNHDFEFMPLEGQMPFDVLLSATDKDLLKMELDLYWATKAGQDPVALFQKHSGRFPLWHVKDMDNTPKRDFTEVGSGVIDFKRIFAQANTAGLKYFFVEQDQTPGSPFDSIQKSIAHIKRTLV, from the coding sequence ATGTCAACCTCCCGCCGCGACTTCCTGAAGTCGGCTGCCCTGCTTTCGGCCGGGGCCCTGGTGTCGCCTACCCTGCTTTCGGCCGCCAACCCTGTCCCCAAATCCTACATCGGTCTGCAGCTTTACACCGTGCGTGAGGCCATGCAGAAAGACCCGGCCGGCACCCTGGCCCGCATCGCGAAGCTGGGCTATACCTCCGTGGAGGGCGCCACTTACACGGGCAGCCAGAAGTTTTATGGCATGGAGCCAGCGGCCTTCGCCAAGCAGCTCAAGCAAACCGGGTTGATTATGCCCAGCAGCCATTACCGCCTCGGCGAGGAGCAGGACAAAGGCCAGCCTGTGCAAGGCACTATGCTGCACGGCTGGGACAAAGCCGTGGACGACGCAGCCCAAGCCGGCGTGAAGTACATGGTCTGCGCCTACCTCTCGGAAGCTGAGCGGGGCAACCTCGACCACTACAAGCTGCTGGCCGACCGCCTCAACAAGGCCGGGGAGCGGTGCAAGAAAGCCGGCATCCAGCTCTGCTACCACAACCACGACTTCGAGTTTATGCCTCTGGAAGGCCAGATGCCCTTCGATGTGCTGCTGAGCGCCACCGATAAAGATCTGCTGAAAATGGAGCTGGACCTGTACTGGGCCACCAAGGCGGGCCAGGACCCGGTGGCTTTGTTTCAGAAGCACTCCGGCCGCTTCCCGCTCTGGCACGTCAAGGACATGGACAACACGCCTAAGCGCGACTTCACGGAGGTGGGCAGCGGCGTCATCGACTTCAAGCGCATCTTCGCCCAGGCCAACACGGCGGGCCTGAAGTACTTCTTCGTGGAGCAGGACCAGACACCCGGCTCTCCCTTCGACAGCATCCAGAAAAGCATTGCCCACATCAAGCGCACCCTGGTGTAG
- a CDS encoding sugar phosphate isomerase/epimerase, whose product MKTIKGPAIFLAQFISDEPPFNSLESICQWASSLGFKGVQLPTLDKRFIDLQLAAESQTYADELKGKVQAAGLEITELSTHLQGQLVAVNPAYDQLFDGFAPEALRGNPAARQEWAVQQLKYAAKASQNLGLTAHATFSGALLWPMVYPWPQRPASIVETGFTELARRWLPILNTFDECGVDVCYEVHAGEDLHDGISYEMFLEKVRQHPRACLLYDPSHFVLQCLDYLEYIDIYHERIRAFHVKDAEFNPTGRQGVYGGYQSWVDRAGRFRSLGDGQVDFKAVFSKMAQYDFPGWAVLEWECALKHPEDGAREGAAFIQNHIIRVTDKAFDDFAAAGTDEARNRQLLGL is encoded by the coding sequence ATGAAAACCATCAAGGGACCCGCCATTTTCCTGGCGCAGTTTATTTCCGACGAGCCGCCGTTCAATAGCCTGGAGTCTATCTGTCAGTGGGCCAGCTCCCTGGGCTTTAAGGGCGTGCAGCTGCCTACCCTCGATAAGCGCTTTATTGACTTGCAGCTGGCCGCCGAAAGCCAGACCTACGCCGACGAGCTGAAAGGCAAGGTGCAGGCCGCCGGCCTCGAAATCACGGAGCTTTCAACCCACCTACAAGGCCAACTGGTGGCCGTAAACCCAGCGTATGATCAGCTGTTCGATGGCTTCGCGCCCGAAGCCCTGCGCGGCAACCCCGCCGCCCGCCAGGAGTGGGCCGTGCAGCAGTTGAAGTACGCGGCCAAAGCCTCGCAGAACCTGGGGCTCACGGCCCACGCCACTTTCAGTGGGGCCCTGCTCTGGCCCATGGTGTACCCCTGGCCTCAACGCCCGGCCAGCATCGTGGAAACTGGCTTTACAGAGTTGGCCCGACGCTGGCTGCCCATTCTGAACACGTTTGACGAGTGCGGGGTGGATGTGTGCTACGAGGTGCATGCCGGCGAGGACCTGCACGATGGCATCAGCTACGAGATGTTCCTGGAGAAAGTGCGGCAGCACCCCCGCGCCTGCCTGCTCTACGACCCCTCCCACTTCGTGCTTCAGTGCCTCGACTACCTGGAGTACATCGACATCTACCACGAGCGGATTCGGGCTTTTCACGTCAAGGATGCGGAGTTCAACCCCACCGGCCGCCAGGGCGTGTACGGGGGCTACCAGAGCTGGGTGGACCGCGCCGGCCGCTTCCGCTCCCTCGGCGACGGGCAGGTGGATTTCAAGGCCGTTTTCAGTAAGATGGCGCAGTACGACTTCCCTGGCTGGGCCGTGCTGGAGTGGGAATGCGCCCTTAAGCACCCCGAAGACGGCGCCCGCGAAGGCGCAGCTTTCATCCAAAACCACATCATCCGCGTCACCGACAAGGCTTTCGATGACTTCGCGGCGGCCGGCACCGACGAGGCCCGTAACCGCCAGTTGCTCGGTCTGTAA